The Arachis hypogaea cultivar Tifrunner chromosome 19, arahy.Tifrunner.gnm2.J5K5, whole genome shotgun sequence genome has a window encoding:
- the LOC112777219 gene encoding uncharacterized protein isoform X2: MASSQEFRVRRSFPQAHCPHCPLRGHCHHCPLHTHHFPPPPQYLRPLPQNPHLFAPLHLPTSQATKYNEESNAFVAHSQELEHVELHDEEEDDEPIFVLTDEWREFFAKSEARRKQEKKQGKKGKK; the protein is encoded by the exons ATGGCTTCGTCACAAGAATTCAGGGTACGGAGGTCATTTCCACAAGCACACTGTCCCCACTGCCCCCTCCGCGGTCACTGCCACCACTGCCCACTCCACACCCACCACTTCCCACCGCCGCCACAGTATCTCCGTCCGCTTCCTCAGAATCCCCACCTCTTTGCTCCCTTACACCTTCCAACTTCACAGGCTACTAAGTATAATGAAGAATCCAACGCTTTTGTTGCACA TTCACAAGAGCTGGAGCATGTAGAGCTACATGACGAGGAAGAAGATGACGAGCCAATTTTTGTTCTAACTGATGAATGGAGAGAATTCTTTGCAAAATCTGAAGCAAGGAGGAAACAAG
- the LOC112777219 gene encoding uncharacterized protein isoform X6, with translation MASSQEFRVRRSFPQAHCPHCPLRGHCHHCPLHTHHFPPPPQYLRPLPQNPHLFAPLHLPTSQATKYNEESNAFVAHSQELEHVELHDEEEDDEPIFVLTDEWREFFAKSEARRKQDK, from the exons ATGGCTTCGTCACAAGAATTCAGGGTACGGAGGTCATTTCCACAAGCACACTGTCCCCACTGCCCCCTCCGCGGTCACTGCCACCACTGCCCACTCCACACCCACCACTTCCCACCGCCGCCACAGTATCTCCGTCCGCTTCCTCAGAATCCCCACCTCTTTGCTCCCTTACACCTTCCAACTTCACAGGCTACTAAGTATAATGAAGAATCCAACGCTTTTGTTGCACA TTCACAAGAGCTGGAGCATGTAGAGCTACATGACGAGGAAGAAGATGACGAGCCAATTTTTGTTCTAACTGATGAATGGAGAGAATTCTTTGCAAAATCTGAAGCAAGGAGGAAACAAG
- the LOC112777219 gene encoding uncharacterized protein isoform X1 yields the protein MASSQEFRVRRSFPQAHCPHCPLRGHCHHCPLHTHHFPPPPQYLRPLPQNPHLFAPLHLPTSQATKYNEESNAFVAQSSQELEHVELHDEEEDDEPIFVLTDEWREFFAKSEARRKQEKKQGKKGKK from the exons ATGGCTTCGTCACAAGAATTCAGGGTACGGAGGTCATTTCCACAAGCACACTGTCCCCACTGCCCCCTCCGCGGTCACTGCCACCACTGCCCACTCCACACCCACCACTTCCCACCGCCGCCACAGTATCTCCGTCCGCTTCCTCAGAATCCCCACCTCTTTGCTCCCTTACACCTTCCAACTTCACAGGCTACTAAGTATAATGAAGAATCCAACGCTTTTGTTGCACA GAGTTCACAAGAGCTGGAGCATGTAGAGCTACATGACGAGGAAGAAGATGACGAGCCAATTTTTGTTCTAACTGATGAATGGAGAGAATTCTTTGCAAAATCTGAAGCAAGGAGGAAACAAG
- the LOC112777219 gene encoding uncharacterized protein isoform X5 — protein MASSQEFRVRRSFPQAHCPHCPLRGHCHHCPLHTHHFPPPPQYLRPLPQNPHLFAPLHLPTSQATKYNEESNAFVAQSSQELEHVELHDEEEDDEPIFVLTDEWREFFAKSEARRKQDK, from the exons ATGGCTTCGTCACAAGAATTCAGGGTACGGAGGTCATTTCCACAAGCACACTGTCCCCACTGCCCCCTCCGCGGTCACTGCCACCACTGCCCACTCCACACCCACCACTTCCCACCGCCGCCACAGTATCTCCGTCCGCTTCCTCAGAATCCCCACCTCTTTGCTCCCTTACACCTTCCAACTTCACAGGCTACTAAGTATAATGAAGAATCCAACGCTTTTGTTGCACA GAGTTCACAAGAGCTGGAGCATGTAGAGCTACATGACGAGGAAGAAGATGACGAGCCAATTTTTGTTCTAACTGATGAATGGAGAGAATTCTTTGCAAAATCTGAAGCAAGGAGGAAACAAG
- the LOC112777219 gene encoding uncharacterized protein isoform X4: MASSQEFRVRRSFPQAHCPHCPLRGHCHHCPLHTHHFPPPPQYLRPLPQNPHLFAPLHLPTSQATKYNEESNAFVAHSQELEHVELHDEEEDDEPIFVLTDEWREFFAKSEARRKQEMLLLPNGS, encoded by the exons ATGGCTTCGTCACAAGAATTCAGGGTACGGAGGTCATTTCCACAAGCACACTGTCCCCACTGCCCCCTCCGCGGTCACTGCCACCACTGCCCACTCCACACCCACCACTTCCCACCGCCGCCACAGTATCTCCGTCCGCTTCCTCAGAATCCCCACCTCTTTGCTCCCTTACACCTTCCAACTTCACAGGCTACTAAGTATAATGAAGAATCCAACGCTTTTGTTGCACA TTCACAAGAGCTGGAGCATGTAGAGCTACATGACGAGGAAGAAGATGACGAGCCAATTTTTGTTCTAACTGATGAATGGAGAGAATTCTTTGCAAAATCTGAAGCAAGGAGGAAACAAG
- the LOC112777219 gene encoding uncharacterized protein isoform X3, translating to MASSQEFRVRRSFPQAHCPHCPLRGHCHHCPLHTHHFPPPPQYLRPLPQNPHLFAPLHLPTSQATKYNEESNAFVAQSSQELEHVELHDEEEDDEPIFVLTDEWREFFAKSEARRKQEMLLLPNGS from the exons ATGGCTTCGTCACAAGAATTCAGGGTACGGAGGTCATTTCCACAAGCACACTGTCCCCACTGCCCCCTCCGCGGTCACTGCCACCACTGCCCACTCCACACCCACCACTTCCCACCGCCGCCACAGTATCTCCGTCCGCTTCCTCAGAATCCCCACCTCTTTGCTCCCTTACACCTTCCAACTTCACAGGCTACTAAGTATAATGAAGAATCCAACGCTTTTGTTGCACA GAGTTCACAAGAGCTGGAGCATGTAGAGCTACATGACGAGGAAGAAGATGACGAGCCAATTTTTGTTCTAACTGATGAATGGAGAGAATTCTTTGCAAAATCTGAAGCAAGGAGGAAACAAG